The Candidatus Methylomirabilota bacterium nucleotide sequence AGCGTGCATCGCGGGCCCCCGTCGGAGCCTAGCATGGAGGGGCGCTCTCGGCGCCTTACCACCGCACATTCCGTGCGCAGTAGGACAGCCGGTAGGGCTACCAGCGGGTACTGTCATCGCCGGCTGTAAATTGACCCACTAACGCCGATTTAGATTTGACCCACCCCCCGGCCCACCGGCTCTTCTGGGGTATCTCACCCTGGGAGGTGCCGCCGAGTGCTCGGAGGGTCGACCGTGAAGCAGCTCGTGGAGCTGTCGGGGCAGCACCTGTCGATTCGGGCGATCGCCAGGAGGTTGGACATTTCGAGGAACACGGTCCGGAAGTACCTGCGGGCCCCCGGGCTGCCGGTGGCGAAGCCGCGGTCGCGGCGGCCGTCCAAGCTGGATCCGTTCCGTGATCCCATCCGCCGGCGCCTGGCGGCCGGTGTGGAAAACTGCGTGGTCTTGCTGCGTGAACTCCGCGCGCAAGGCTACGCCGGGAGCTACTCCATTCTGAAGGACCACGTGCGGCCACTCCGGCTGGGCCGCGCGGTGAAGGCGACGATGCGCTTCGAGACCAAGCCGGGGGAGCAGGCGCAGGTCGACTTTGGGCACTTCCCATTCCTGACCCCGGACGGCCAGCGGCACTGGTACTGGGGCTTCGCGATGGTCCTGGCCTGGTCGCGGCTGCTCTATGTCGAGTTCATCCGCCGCGCCGATGTCGCGAGCTTCATCCGCTGCCACCTGAATGCCTTCGAGCACTTCGGCGGCCTTCCGCGGACGTGCCTCTACGACAATACGAAGGTCGTGGTCCTGGGGCGGGACGCCGCCGGCGTGCCGCACTGGAACGCCACGTTTCTGGACTTCGCGCTCCGGGTCGGCTTCGAAGCGCGGCTGTGTCGCCCGTA carries:
- the istA gene encoding IS21 family transposase, whose product is MKQLVELSGQHLSIRAIARRLDISRNTVRKYLRAPGLPVAKPRSRRPSKLDPFRDPIRRRLAAGVENCVVLLRELRAQGYAGSYSILKDHVRPLRLGRAVKATMRFETKPGEQAQVDFGHFPFLTPDGQRHWYWGFAMVLAWSRLLYVEFIRRADVASFIRCHLNAFEHFGGLPRTCLYDNTKVVVLGRDAAGVPHWNATFLDFALRVGFEARLCRPYRAQTKGRVESGIKYVKHNFWPAVEFRDGVDLNRQAHAWMERVANVRVHGTTDERPVDRFAREAPQLLPLPRAERVEPFLREERRVGRDGFVAWERGWYGVPWTWAGQRVHVAVTESTVEIWAGGARLAVHPRATRPGQRLVLPGQWAGLPRTDARRAAEPLGRQRAALDVETRSLAVYDELVGAGR